A genomic stretch from Theobroma cacao cultivar B97-61/B2 chromosome 4, Criollo_cocoa_genome_V2, whole genome shotgun sequence includes:
- the LOC18601749 gene encoding myb-related protein 305: MVGMMGWEAPQQGWRKGPWTPKEDKLLTEYVNLHGEGRWSSVARSAGLNRSGKSCRLRWVNYLRPGLKRGHLTPQEEGIIIELHALWGNKWSTIARYLPGRTDNEIKNYWRTHFKKKEKSSQKQEKRKAQTLKLKQQLQQQQPKPQPDKDEMKRVLPVQTEKANTKVSQVTEAQARPEMVFMYPTLEDQCLPVTSPAAAASWLDQYLVDEGLWGGLWNLDDPHGGLDQAGNCNKIAMQSQATACSFGGDGSNLYNGGYIF; the protein is encoded by the exons ATGGTAGGAATGATGGGTTGGGAAGCTCCACAACAAGGATGGAGGAAGGGCCCTTGGACTCCTAAAGAGGATAAGCTGCTAACTGAATATGTTAACTTGCACGGAGAGGGAAGATGGAGTTCAGTTGCTAGGTCTGCAG gTTTGAATCGAAGTGGGAAGAGCTGCAGGCTTAGGTGGGTTAATTATCTTAGACCTGGTCTTAAGAGAGGTCATTTAACACCTCAGGAGGAAGGCATCATTATTGAATTGCATGCACTGTGGGGTAACAA ATGGTCTACAATTGCCAGATACTTGCCAGGGAGAACGGACAATGAGATAAAGAACTATTGGAGAACCCattttaagaagaaagaaaagtccTCTCAgaagcaagaaaaaagaaaagctcaAACTCTAAAGCTGAAACAACAactgcagcagcagcagccGAAGCCACAACCAGATAAAGACGAGATGAAAAGGGTATTGCCTGTTCAGACTGAAAAGGCAAATACCAAAGTAAGTCAAGTGACTGAGGCACAAGCAAGGCCAGAGATGGTTTTCATGTACCCAACTTTAGAGGATCAATGCTTGCCTGTTACGTCTCCAGCGGCTGCTGCTTCTTGGCTAGACCAGTATCTGGTAGATGAAGGCTTATGGGGTGGATTGTGGAACCTGGACGATCCACACGGTGGCCTGGATCAGGCTGGTAACTGCAACAAGATTGCAATGCAAAGCCAAGCAACAGCTTGCTCTTTTGGAGGGGATGGAAGCAACTTATACAATGGAGGCTACATCTTCTAA